The proteins below come from a single Pseudomonas chlororaphis genomic window:
- a CDS encoding TonB-dependent receptor — protein MRLPTFRQRFSQHCIAYSLLMTSAASGLVMASNAFANTATQHYAIAAGSLDNVLSQFAAKANIILSFSPQQTGQKRSAGLTGDYSVEQGFVQLLQGSGLQAVAQAPGSYTLYSLPTDQSMELAPTSINALAANPMDLDYAADVGYKAQNSRIGTKTSTPLSETPRSVSVVTGQRMKDQKSQTLTEVLGYVPGIFAPPFAAGDSLAGDLFYIRGFNATDYGYGLLRDGLRVQGNRYDTSSEPYGLERVEVFRGPSSLLYGENAPGGLVNLVSKRPTAVPQGEVQLGYGSHNRRQIGVDVSGPLADNDNILGRIVMLGRNADTQTDHVPDDRLYIAPSLTLNFDDFNTLTLLANYQKDHTNMELGLPAAGTLLSNPNGQLDKDTMLGDPDWNTFERETWSTGYEYSHRLNDDWQFRQNSRYLQSRITRHETWPGSLNNGGFGRRVNVTAYDRFNKSMVYSLDNQLEGKFKVGGLENTLLFGASYDRTSFNQDWNAGFVGPVDIYDPVYTGDPKTPIAVQNTLLEQQMKGVYTQLQSKYDRWLFLLGGRQDWVDSDFRDKVASAGDISSKDKKFTYQGGLMYQFDNGMTPYVSYSTAFVPVQQISNAGTPLEPITSSQYEIGLKYEPIGWDTAFTASVYDLRKKDDTYFDATTSTYRQVGESRAKGVELELNSNLSPALNVTASYTYTDARVTEDSATSLVKGHQMTGVPRNQASFWAKYRFLESDLKGLYVAGGVRYFDSAFAYTAPTLYGKLDAGDVTLVDAAVGYQIDTHWSVDLNAKNLFDKEYVSGCNDAGRCYWGEDRTLLGTVSYNW, from the coding sequence ATGCGCCTTCCTACGTTTCGTCAGCGATTTTCCCAGCATTGCATCGCCTACAGCCTGTTGATGACCAGCGCCGCGAGCGGCCTGGTAATGGCTTCCAACGCCTTCGCCAATACCGCCACGCAGCATTACGCCATTGCTGCCGGCTCGCTGGATAACGTGCTGAGCCAGTTCGCCGCGAAGGCCAACATCATCCTTTCATTTTCTCCACAGCAAACCGGCCAGAAACGCAGCGCCGGGTTGACCGGTGACTATTCGGTTGAGCAGGGATTCGTGCAGCTGTTGCAGGGCTCGGGGCTCCAGGCCGTGGCGCAGGCGCCAGGCAGCTACACCCTGTACTCCCTGCCGACAGATCAATCCATGGAGTTGGCCCCCACGAGCATCAACGCATTGGCGGCCAACCCGATGGACCTGGATTACGCTGCCGACGTGGGCTACAAGGCACAAAACAGTCGTATCGGTACTAAAACCAGCACACCGCTGTCGGAAACGCCGCGCTCGGTATCGGTGGTGACCGGCCAGCGCATGAAGGACCAGAAATCCCAGACCCTGACCGAAGTCCTGGGATACGTGCCGGGCATCTTCGCCCCACCCTTCGCGGCCGGTGACAGCCTGGCCGGCGACCTGTTCTACATCCGCGGCTTCAACGCCACCGACTACGGCTATGGCCTGCTCCGCGATGGCTTGAGGGTGCAGGGCAATCGCTATGACACCAGCTCAGAGCCCTATGGCCTGGAGCGTGTCGAGGTGTTCCGCGGGCCTTCGTCGCTGCTGTATGGCGAGAACGCGCCGGGCGGCTTGGTCAACCTGGTCAGCAAGCGCCCGACCGCGGTGCCCCAGGGTGAAGTCCAGTTGGGCTATGGGAGCCACAACCGACGCCAGATCGGTGTGGATGTTTCCGGGCCGCTGGCCGATAACGACAACATCCTGGGCCGGATCGTGATGTTGGGCCGCAACGCCGATACCCAGACTGACCACGTACCGGATGACCGTCTTTACATAGCGCCCTCCCTGACCCTGAATTTCGATGACTTCAACACGTTGACCCTGCTGGCCAACTATCAGAAAGACCACACCAACATGGAGCTCGGGCTGCCGGCCGCCGGCACGCTGCTGAGTAACCCGAACGGCCAGTTGGACAAAGACACCATGCTCGGTGATCCGGACTGGAACACCTTCGAGCGGGAAACCTGGAGCACCGGCTACGAATACAGCCATCGCCTCAATGACGATTGGCAGTTCCGCCAGAATTCGCGTTACCTGCAATCACGCATCACCCGCCATGAAACCTGGCCCGGCAGCTTGAACAACGGCGGTTTTGGTCGCCGTGTGAACGTCACCGCTTATGACCGTTTCAACAAGTCGATGGTGTATTCGCTGGATAACCAGCTGGAAGGCAAATTCAAGGTCGGCGGCCTGGAAAACACGCTGCTGTTCGGCGCCAGTTATGACCGGACCTCGTTCAACCAGGATTGGAATGCCGGATTCGTGGGGCCTGTGGATATCTATGATCCAGTGTACACAGGGGATCCGAAGACACCCATCGCAGTGCAGAACACCTTGCTCGAACAGCAGATGAAAGGGGTTTATACCCAGCTGCAGAGCAAGTACGACCGCTGGTTGTTCCTGCTGGGCGGACGCCAGGATTGGGTGGACAGCGATTTTCGTGACAAGGTCGCCAGCGCTGGCGACATCAGCTCCAAAGACAAGAAGTTCACCTATCAGGGCGGCCTGATGTACCAGTTCGACAACGGCATGACGCCTTACGTCAGCTACTCGACGGCATTCGTCCCGGTGCAGCAGATCTCCAACGCCGGTACGCCTCTGGAACCGATCACCAGCAGCCAGTACGAAATCGGCCTCAAGTACGAGCCCATTGGCTGGGACACAGCCTTCACCGCGTCGGTCTACGACTTGCGCAAGAAGGACGACACCTACTTCGACGCCACCACATCGACCTATCGACAGGTGGGGGAAAGTCGTGCCAAAGGCGTGGAGCTGGAGCTCAACAGCAACCTGAGCCCTGCCCTGAATGTCACCGCCTCTTATACCTACACGGATGCGCGGGTGACCGAGGACTCGGCGACGTCCCTGGTAAAAGGGCACCAGATGACTGGTGTGCCACGTAACCAGGCGTCTTTCTGGGCCAAATATCGTTTCCTGGAAAGCGACCTGAAAGGTTTGTACGTGGCCGGCGGCGTGCGTTATTTCGACAGTGCCTTCGCCTACACCGCGCCCACTCTGTACGGAAAGCTCGATGCTGGCGACGTCACCCTGGTGGACGCCGCCGTCGGCTACCAGATCGACACGCACTGGAGTGTCGACTTGAACGCGAAAAACCTGTTCGACAAGGAGTACGTGTCGGGCTGCAACGATGCGGGGCGTTGCTACTGGGGTGAAGACCGGACGCTGCTCGGCACCGTTTCCTACAACTGGTGA
- a CDS encoding iron transporter, whose product MPALPDRKTVERAATWYVQFQHQPPSHAERQAWQDWLDSDPAHQAAWHQIEQLQRHLGALPQDLSRRALGTGQHRRQVLKLLMLLGGAGSVGWSLQDHGTLASAWADYKTAVGQRRFIDLADGSRIHLNTETAIDVSFDAHRRLIRLLSGEILVQTGKLKDTRPFLVETGDGRIEALGTRFTVRQLSNRTRVGVLEDRVRVSPDGTLGSAGILKAGEQADFNGQGMGFIQSYAASQAAWVNGQLIVLDAPLGDVIEELSRYRPGVLHCQEKARQLRVSGTLRLNATDAVLANLQASLPIQVRYYTRYWVSITRAD is encoded by the coding sequence ATGCCTGCCCTGCCTGATCGCAAGACGGTCGAAAGGGCTGCCACCTGGTACGTGCAGTTTCAGCACCAACCGCCTTCGCACGCCGAACGCCAGGCTTGGCAGGATTGGCTCGATAGCGATCCAGCGCACCAGGCTGCATGGCACCAGATCGAACAACTGCAGCGCCATCTCGGAGCACTGCCTCAGGACCTTTCACGTCGCGCATTGGGCACCGGGCAGCACCGGCGCCAAGTGCTCAAACTGCTGATGTTGCTCGGCGGCGCCGGCTCTGTGGGCTGGAGCCTTCAGGACCACGGGACGCTCGCCTCGGCCTGGGCCGATTACAAGACGGCCGTGGGGCAGCGCCGTTTCATCGACCTGGCGGACGGAAGTCGGATTCATCTGAACACCGAGACTGCCATCGACGTGTCGTTCGACGCCCATCGCCGCTTGATCCGGCTGCTGAGCGGCGAAATCCTGGTCCAGACCGGCAAGCTCAAGGACACACGGCCCTTTCTTGTCGAGACTGGCGATGGTCGCATCGAGGCGCTGGGCACGCGATTCACCGTACGCCAACTGTCGAACCGCACCCGGGTAGGCGTGCTGGAAGATCGGGTGCGCGTATCGCCGGATGGCACGCTGGGCAGCGCTGGTATCCTGAAAGCCGGCGAACAGGCTGACTTCAACGGCCAAGGCATGGGGTTTATCCAGTCCTACGCTGCCTCACAAGCGGCCTGGGTAAATGGCCAGCTCATTGTCCTCGATGCGCCCTTGGGAGACGTCATCGAGGAACTGAGCCGCTATCGTCCCGGTGTCTTGCACTGTCAGGAAAAGGCGCGGCAGCTTCGGGTGTCCGGTACGTTACGCCTGAATGCCACGGATGCCGTGCTGGCCAATCTACAGGCATCGTTGCCCATTCAGGTTCGCTATTACACCCGGTACTGGGTGTCGATTACACGGGCTGACTAG
- a CDS encoding RNA polymerase sigma factor, translating into MPPSSHTAAIGRIYAQHHSWLYGWLKGKLNNACDAADVAHDTFVRILAARNAVQIREPRDYLATVARGLVIDRYRRNAIEAAYLESLAARPEPTAISEEDKALIIETLVTVDKALAALGPRTQRIFMLSQIDGLTYQQIAVQLKVSLTTVKKHMVRALTECALIMAER; encoded by the coding sequence ATGCCCCCGTCTTCCCATACCGCCGCGATCGGGCGAATTTATGCGCAACACCACTCGTGGCTTTATGGGTGGCTCAAGGGCAAGCTGAATAACGCCTGCGATGCCGCAGACGTGGCCCATGACACCTTCGTGCGGATCCTCGCAGCCCGTAATGCCGTGCAGATTCGCGAACCGCGGGACTACCTGGCCACGGTGGCCCGAGGCCTGGTGATTGATCGTTATAGAAGAAACGCTATCGAGGCGGCCTACCTGGAGTCCCTGGCCGCGCGACCCGAACCCACGGCCATCAGCGAAGAAGACAAGGCCCTGATCATCGAAACCCTGGTCACTGTGGATAAAGCCCTGGCAGCCTTGGGCCCACGTACTCAGCGGATCTTCATGTTGTCGCAGATCGATGGGTTGACTTATCAACAGATCGCCGTGCAATTGAAGGTGTCCCTCACCACCGTGAAAAAGCACATGGTGCGTGCCCTCACCGAATGCGCACTGATCATGGCCGAACGCTGA